Proteins found in one Syntrophotaleaceae bacterium genomic segment:
- a CDS encoding glucosamine 6-phosphate synthetase — protein MCGQVGIIFGQKRRRIAEREYLNKVFIRMLLCSEERGPHASGMAWLRTDGDFRLFKRPIRAHRLVRESTFHELMAEVDNQTTILMGHTRWRTRGSEDNSRNNHPIRSGIIIGTHNGTIYNADYLFRRLGLPRYAEVDSELLFRLADRFAPDGTIDGRGFRKALRLCRGQMSAVLASRLDPGAITVIKGNKPLSLRYSRKHRAVLYASEPEYIEAALDDLRGWRELEIPPLTMLTFRHETLKEWQSHPFRFVCQERKGTLPEGVKA, from the coding sequence ATGTGCGGACAAGTAGGCATCATCTTCGGTCAAAAGCGACGGCGCATTGCCGAGCGGGAATACCTGAACAAGGTCTTTATCCGCATGCTGCTCTGCAGTGAGGAGCGCGGTCCCCACGCCAGTGGAATGGCATGGCTCAGGACCGACGGGGACTTCCGGCTTTTCAAGCGTCCCATCCGGGCACACCGGCTGGTCAGGGAATCCACCTTTCACGAGCTGATGGCCGAGGTGGACAACCAGACCACCATCCTGATGGGGCATACTCGCTGGCGGACCCGGGGCAGCGAAGACAACAGCCGCAACAACCATCCGATCCGCTCCGGCATCATCATCGGCACCCATAACGGCACCATCTACAACGCCGATTACCTGTTCCGCAGGCTCGGCCTGCCGCGCTATGCCGAAGTGGACAGTGAGCTGCTTTTCCGGCTGGCCGACCGCTTTGCACCCGACGGAACCATCGACGGCCGAGGCTTCCGCAAAGCCCTGCGCCTGTGTCGCGGCCAAATGAGCGCCGTGTTGGCCTCACGACTCGATCCCGGGGCCATTACCGTCATCAAGGGGAACAAGCCGCTGTCGCTGCGTTACAGCCGCAAACACCGGGCGGTGCTCTACGCCTCCGAACCGGAATACATTGAAGCCGCTCTGGATGACCTGCGTGGCTGGCGCGAACTGGAAATTCCGCCGCTCACCATGCTGACCTTCCGCCATGAAACCCTCAAAGAGTGGCAGAGCCATCCCTTCAGATTTGTCTGTCAGGAA